The nucleotide window TAACAAATTTCGCCATGCCGCTGTTGCCAAGCTTCGTCGCCAAATTGACGCTTTCATTGCAGGCAGCCGATTCGGGCACTTTATCCATTTGATAGATCTGGTATATACCGAGCCGAACGATAACCAAACAAAGAGGATCGAGCCGGCTCAGACTGCGTGAGCTCAATTGGCCGATAATCCAATCCAAATAGTTTACATGACGCAGCGTACCGTATACCAACTCCGTATAAAAACGACGGTCTCTGTCGGTCAATTTATTTTTCTCTATCGTTTGCGAAACGACAATATTGCTGTAACCGTCATCCTTACAAATCGTGAGAAGGCTGCGGCAAGCAAGTTCACGCACATTCATGAAAAACTCCTATCTCATTTATCATCATCAAAAAAGAAACTGCCGTGCCCTTTCTTCCTTATCAACGGATTACCCGGCAGCAGTCAGCTTTTCGCCGACAGCGGGCTGATGGCTTTGCAGGAATTGGGCCGCCGCCATTCGCTTCCGGCTCTCTGGCTGCAGCTCCGTAATGCGCAAAGCGCCTTTCCCCGCCTGCACGATAAGCGCTTTTTTCGTTACTGCAATAATCGTTCCCGGCGCGGCATCGCCTCCTTCGGTAACATCGGCCGCCCAAATTTTCAAGCGCTGCCCCTGCCAGAACGTATACGCGCCGGGATGAGGATCAAGAGTACGCAACCACCGTTCAATAACGGCTGCATCTTGATGCCAGTCGATATTGGTCATTTCTTTCGTGATCTTCGCCGTATAGACAGCCAGCCTTTCATCTTGCGGCCGCGCTTGGCGCAAAGCCTGTGAAAGTTCCGCCAGTACGGGCAAAAGCGTCTGCGCTCCCAATTGAGCCAATTTGGCAAACAAAGTGCCTGTCGTTTCCTTAGCTGTCAGCCGTATTTCCGCCTGTTTCAGAATCGGGCCCGTATCCATTCCTTCGTCCAGCCCCATAATCGTCACGCCGCTGACGCCGTCGCCCTCTTTGATGGCATACTGAATCGGCGCGGCGCCGCGAAAACGGGGCAGCAGCGAAGCATGCACATTGAGACAGCCATACGGCGGTATATCCAAAATCTCACGCGGCAAAATTTTACCATAGGCGATGACGACGATCACAGTCGGCGCATAGGATCGAACCAGCGCGACAGACGCCGCGGGCCGCAGGGAGTCAGGCTGATGGACAGGCAGTCCCAAGGCCAGGGCGGCTTCTTTGACCGGAGAGAACGAGACCTTTTTGCCGCGGCCTCGTTGCTTGTCGGGCTGCGTAAAAACAGCGGCGATCGTGTGTCCCGCAGCGTGAATCGCCTGCAAAGCCGGCACGGCAAAATCCGGCGTGCCCATAAAAACAATGCGCTGTTTTTCCATCATTCACCGACTTTCCGCAAATTAGTTGCCTTTTCAATGAAGAGATCGCCCTGCAGGTGATCCATTTCATGCTGGAAAATACGAGCCAGAAACCCTTCCACCTCGTAAATGATCTCCTTCCCGTAACGGTTGCGCGCCCTGACGGTGATCTTTTTATGCCGGCTCACGTCACCGTAATAGCCGGGAACACTGAGGCAACCTTCCGCGCCGAGTTCCATTTCTTCCGACGCCTCCAGCAGTTCCGGATTAATCAGTTCAATAAGGCCGTTGCCGTCGTCAAGGACGACAAGTTGCAGCGATTCGTTAACCTGCGGCGCGGCAAGACCGACTCCTTCGGCGGCATACATCGTTTCCGCCATATTATCCAATAAGCGCTTAATGCGTTTCGTAATCGTTTTGACCGGTTGCGCCTGCCCTTTCAGGACGGGATCGCCGGCTTTTGTAATGCGTAAAACAGCCATCTTTCACCTCAACATATGATTGCCTGCCGAAAAGGGGGCGGCAAAATAATCATTCCAACGGATTGCTGCGGCTTACAGCCGAACAACAAGATTCCATATCTAAATAATTATATACCATTCACCGCAATAAGCATAGAGCGACGTACCGGTTGGAGCGCAGTCACTCAAAAGACGAAGTCATCTTTGCGCCATGCCGTCTGCCGCCATGATTAATAACGTTCTTACTTCAATAGGTCGGTTCCACATCAATCATGATGCCGTGCTGCCAGAAAGCGGCTGCTTCTTTCATATACCCTTTTACCGCCTCCATATCCTGACCGCGCAGGAGAATGACAAGCCTGTACTTATTGCGTATTTTCTTGATAATATCCACGTACGGACCGATTACTTCCACATCCTTGCCGTTTTCGCCGCAAAAGCCCCGCAGCAAGGCGGCCAGTTCATTGCCTTTCTTACCGGCGACTACCTCGTCGGCATCGGTAATAACTACCTTGATCAACGATGCAAACGGCGGATAACGCAATTCTCTGCGAAAGACAAGCTCGGCCTCGTAAAACGCGCGATAGTCCTGGGCGGCACTGCACTGCATGACATAATGCTCCGGCGCATAGGTCTGCATGACGACGCGGCCGGGAAAATCGCCGCGGCCGGCTCTGCCGGAAGCCTGCGTCAATAGCTGAAAAGTCCGTTCGCCGGCCCAGTACGCCGGCAGATTGAGAAGACTGTCGGCAGCAAGGATGCCGACGGCGTTGACTCCGGCGAAATCATGTCCTTTGGCGACCATTTGTGTGCCCAGGAGAATATCATATTCGTGGCGGCGAAAAGCTTCAATAATATGATCGCTGCTGTTTTTCCGCGTCGTCGTATCCTGATCGAGCCGAATGATGCGGGCCGCCGGAAACAGTTCTTGAAGCCGAGCTTCCACTTTTTCCGTCCCGGAGCCGAAAAACTTGATAAATTTGCTGCCACAGGCAGGGCAAACGACTGGAACGGCTTTTTCAGCGTCACAATAATGGCAACGCAGCGTTTCGGCATGTTTGTGATAAACCATCGCTACGTCGCACGTATCGCATTTGACAACGTAGCCGCATTTGCGGCACATGACGAAGGTCGAAAAGCCGCGGCGATTCAAGAGGACGATGGCCTGCCGCCGAGCTGCCAGCGTCTCCGCCAGAAGCGCTTCTAAAGAGGAAGAGATGACGCTGTAGTTGCCGCGCGCCAGTTCTTCCCGCATATCGACCAGTTCCGTCTGCGGCAGCGAACGCCCCATAACTCGCTTAGTCAAGGTCAGCAGCGTATAGACGCCGCGCCGAGCCAGATAATAGTCGGCAATAGCCGGCGTAGCGCTGCCCAAAATAACAGGACAATCGTAATAAGCGGCTCGTTTTCTGGCAACGGACACGGCATGATAACGAGGCGATTCGTCCTGCTTATAAGAACTGTCATGGCTTTCATCGACGATCACCAGCCCCAGCGCCTGCACCGGCGTGAAGACGGCGGAACGGGCGCCGATGCAAATATGGCTCTCGCCGTTTTGCATGCGGCGGCGGTTGTTTTCCCGTTCCCCTTTGGAAAGGCGGCTGTGCATGACGACGACGTCATCGCCGAAACGGGCCGTAAAGCGTCTGACGATCTGTCCGGTCAGCGCGATTTCGGGAACCAGGACGAGAACCTGCCGTCCTGCGGCCAAGGCATCCTTCGCCAACTGCAAATAGACCTCCGTCTTGCCGCTGCCGGTAACGCCGTGCAGGACGAAGGTTCGATGATGCCCCTCACTCCGCACGCTTGCGAGAACAGCCTGCTGCTCGTCAGTCAAGGGCCACGTCGTATCGGCGGCGGCAGCCAGTGGCAAAGCCGTCGTCCGGCGAATTTTGTCCCTTCGTTCAGCCAGCCCGGTCTTGCAAAGCGCTACAGTTGTATCGCGGCTGTAACCGCTTCGCAGCACATCGGCCAGCGGCATTTCGCCTTTTTCCTGCAAGAGCGACAAGAGTTCCGCCTGTCTCTTGCGCCGCCGCAGGATACCCGCCGTATCGGCAGCGCAAAAGACGAGATACGGTTCCGTTTTCGCAGCGATTCTGTTTTCCGTCACATTTCTGCGAAGCAGCAAGCCCTGTTTCAGCAGTCTGTCGACGACGCCGTCGCCAAAGCGGCTGCGAAAGTTTTTTTCCGCCTGCTCCCCTTCTGCCGCCGCAAAGGCCAACGCCGGCTCCGACGCGGCAACGTCGCTCCCCCTTGCCGAAAGAGAAAGAACGCGGGTTTGGCGCAGACCGTGCTTTTCCACCATAAAAAGGCGCAAGGCGTCGGCAAAGTTGCAAACGTAGTACTGGCTGATCCAGAACGCCGTATCGATCATTTCCGCTTGAAATCCCGCCTCTTCCGACAAGAGAGCCGCCACGTTTTTCAAAGCATACGGAGACGCAGCCGCTTCACCTGACCGCAAAGCGATAACGACGCCCTCTTCATGGCGGGAACCGAAAGGAACGAGAACGCGGTCCCCTACACGGAGCCGCAGCGACGGCGGCACGCTGTACGAGAACGTTTGCTGCAATCGTTTTGCCGTAATGTTGATAATAATGTCAGCAATCATTTTCATTCCTCCCGGTAACAAAGAAAGGGAGACTCTCGTCTCCCTTTGACCGTACGATATGATAATTATAAACCAGCTTCACTGCGAAGTACAGCCACTTTATCCAGCTGCTCCCAAGGCAGATGAAGATCGTTCCGGCCGAAATGGCCGTAAGCGGCCGTCTGCTTATAGATCGGACGCTGCAAATCAAGCATTTCAATGATGCCTGCCGGACGCAGATCGAAGTGTTTGCGGATCAAGGCGACAATCGTGTCCGTGTCGACGTGACCGGTACCGAACGTTTCCACATGGATCGAGACGGGATGAGCCACGCCGATGGCGTAAGCGAGCTGGATTTCGCACTTATCGGCAAGGCCTGCCGCAACGATGTTCTTAGCCACATAACGGGCGGCATAAGCAGCGGAACGGTCCACTTTCGTAGGATCCTTGCCGGAAAAGGCGCCGCCGCCGTGGCGCGCCATACCGCCGTAGGTATCGACGATAATTTTGCGTCCAGTCAGCCCGGAATCACCTTGCGGACCGCCGATGACGAAACGGCCCGTCGGATTGATAAAGAGCTTTGTCTTTTCATCGAACAGTCCATCGGGAATTTCCGGTTTGATGACATTTTCGATCAGATCTTTTTCTATCTGTTCCCGCGTCACTTCCGGACTGTGTTGCGTCGAGATGACGATCGTGTCGATGTGTACGGGTTTGCCGTCTTCATATTCGACGGTGACCTGCGTTTTGCCGTCAGGACGGAGATAGGTCAGCACGTCTTCCTTGCGGATTTTTGCCAGGCGACGAGCCAAACGATGAGCAAGTGAGATCGGCAGCGGCATGTACTCGTCCGTTTCATTGGTCGCATAACCGAACATCATGCCCTGGTCGCCGGCGCCGATGGCGTCGAATTGTTCGCCGTTGCCGGCCTTGGCTTCAAGGGCCTCGTCAACGCCCATGGCAATATCCTGAGATTGTTCGTCCAAAGAGACAAGGATACCGCAGGTATCGCAGTCAAAACCGTACTTGGCACGGGTGTAGCCGATGCCGCGTATCGTCTCACGGACAATATGGGGAATATCGACATAACAATTGGTGGAAATTTCTCCTACGACATGCACCATTCCTGTGGTAATCAGCGTTTCGCAGGCTACGCGGGCATGTTTATCTTTTGCCAAAATGGCATCCAGAATGCTGTCGGAAATCTGGTCAGCTATTTTGTCGGGATGTCCTTCTGTTACGGATTCGGATGTGAAAAATTCACGATTTTTTACCATTACCATTCCTCCTGTAAAAAAATTCCCCTCTGCAAAAGAGGGGTTCTTGTTACCCATCTTCCAGTGAAAGCACTGTTGGAATTAGCACCTTTTCAATAGTGAAGGTTGCTGCGGCGTCATCGGGCCAATCCCTCTGCCGACTCTTGATGGAACATATGTAATTTACGGTACTTAGTATTATAGAATAAGGACGAAAAAAAAGCAATAGATCGCCGTCGTTTTCCTATATCGCAAGCGCATGAAAATCATGCCTTCCAGTCTCGTCAAACGACACAGACAAGGACACTTTGCGGCTTGCCTAAAGTATCCTCGCCTCCACGTTTTTATTTTACGCCTCAGCGCTTTCTTTCGCAGCGACCAAAGCGGCGCCGGCGCTGATGATCTTTTGCGCTAATTCAAACTTGCTCATCATTTCCATCGCCTCGCTGCGCCCGTCAGGGAACAAAAAGGTCGCTATATTCGTCGTCCCCTGAAACCCGGCGCCGGCGACGCTGACATCATTGGCAACAAGCATGTCGAGGTTCTTTTTCTTCAACTTACCCATACCGTATTCGATGACATTGGTCGTTTCAGCGGCAAAACCGATCAGTACCTGATGCGTTTTTTTCTGTCCCAACCCATACAGAATATCAGGATTCTTAGCCAGTTCCACAGTCAACGTTTCCGACGATTTCTTAATTTTATTTTCCGCCGGCCTGGCAACGCGATAATCGGCAACTGCCGCTGCCTTGACGACCAGATCGACGGAATCGTAAATCTCCTCGCAAGCGGCCTGCATTTCCAGTGTCGTGCCGACATCGATGCGATGCACGCCTAACGGCGCCGGCAAAGCTGACGGAGCCGCGACGAGAGTCACATCGGCGCCGGCCAGCATGGCCGCTTTGGCAACGGCAAATCCCATGCGGCCGCTGGAACGATTGCCGATATAGCGGACCGGATCGATCCGTTCCCGCGTACCGCCGGCCGTGACCAGCACTTTTTTGCCGCGCAGCAGCGCCGAACTGCAGGTAGTCTTTTCGATATATTCGACAAGTATGTCGGGATCGGGCAGCCGACCGACGCCGTCAATGCCGCAAGCCAAACGGCCGCTGTCCGGCTCGGCGATGACATATCCCAAGGCCTTCAGCTTCTGCAAATTCCCCTGAACGACGGGATTGAGATACATATTGCTGTTCATCGCCGGCGCGATCATAACCGGCGCTTTTGTAGCCATCAGCGTCGTTGTTGCCAGATCGTCGGCAATGCCATTGGCGATTTTGCCGATAATATTGGCCGTCGCCGGAACTACGACAAACGCATCGGCCCAGCGAGCCAGGGCAATGTGCTCAATATTGAACTCAAAGGTATCGCCGAACATATCGACGGCAACGGGATTTCCCGTAATTTCACGCAGCGTCAGCGGCGTGATGAACGCTGTCGCATGCTGCGTCATCACGCATTTCACGACAGCCCCTTCCTTGCCGAGGAGACTGGCCAAGGCGGCCGCTTTGAACGCGGCGATACCGCCGCTGATGACAAGTACGATCTTCTTGTTAGCGAGCAACATGAGAATTCCCCTTTTTATTTAATTCCGACCTTAGGCACTTCATATTTAATTTTTCCTTCGTCAATTTCTTCCATGGCGACGGAAACGACTTTGTTCGTATCGACATCAACCAAAGGGTCGTCGCCGTCCGTCAATTCGCGGGCTCGTTTGGCCGCCAACGTTACCAAGGTGTATTTGCTGTCCACTTTCGTCATTAACGATTCCAATGTCGGTTTAATAAGCATATTATTCTCCCCTTTTATACTGTTTCAAGACTGCCGTAATGGTATTGTCATTGCGCGACGTCTTCCGGCATTCCGCAGTCAATATGGCATCGGCCTGGCAGACGGCCCGCTGCAGATCATCATTTATGATAACATAATCATACCGTCTTATCCAGTCCAGTTCACCGCGCGCTTTGGCCAAGCGTTTGCAGATGACTTCATCACTGTCGGTGCGCCGGTCGCGGAGCCGCTGCTCCAGTACGGCCAGACTGGGCGGCAGGATGAAGATCAGCACGGCTTCCGGGTATTTCTCCTGGACCTGCATAGCGCCTTGAATGTCGATTTCCAGCATGACATGCCTTCCTTCGTCCAGCCGGCGGAAAACGAAATCTTTCGGCGTCCCGTAATAATGGTCATAGACCTTGGCATACTCCAAAAAAGCGTCGGCTGCCAAGAGCGCTTCAAAATGAGCGTTGTCCGTAAAACGGTAATTGACGCCGTCGATTTCGCCGGGCCGAGGCGGCCGTGTCGTCATGGATATGGAATAGCCGATCTCCGGAAAGTCACGGCGCATGGCGTCACAGATCGTGCCTTTCCCGGCGCCTGACGGGCCGGAAACGACGATGAGAAGTCCCTTGTCTTTCGCCGCCATTATCCTTCGTCTCCTTCATCCGGACACATGTCGCTCACGTCTTCGCCGACATGCAAAATGCGATGGGATATCGTTTCTGCCTGAATTGCCGAAAGAATAACCTGACCGTGATCCATAATCAGCACTGCCCGCGTCTTTCTGCCAAAGGTCGCGTCAATCAGCGTATTGTGCTCCCGCGCTTCCTGCACCAATCGCTTGATCGGCGCCGATTCGGGGCTGATAACGGCCACCACCTTATGCGCCATGACCATATTGCCGAAGCCGATATTTAAAAGATTGAAATTCATAGCCGTCTCCATTATTCGATATTTTGAATCTGTTCGCGAATCTTTTCCAACTCGTTTTTCAGCTGCAACACGTATTCCGTAACCTCCAGATCGCCAGCTTTGGAACCGATCGTGTTCGTTTCGCGGTTCATTTCCTGCATCAGAAAATCAAGAGAGCGGCCTACGTCATTGCCGTCGCTTAAAAGTCGTTCTAATTGTAACACATGGCTGCGAAATCGTACAACTTCTTCGGTAAAATCCGATTTATCGGCGTAAACGGCAATTTCCTGCAGAATCCGCCCCTCGTCGGCACTGCTGCCGGCCTGTTCCAGCATCTTTTCAATCCGCTTGCGCAGCCGCTCTTCGTAAGCCGCCATAATCACCGGACGCCTGGCGGCGATTTTTTCAATGATCTCCTGCAAAGAAGCCGCACGCGCCGTCAGGTCGCGTTGTATCGTTTCTCCTTCACGGCGCCGCATCGTCATAAGACTCGTCAGCGCCTCTTGCAGCGCCGTTTCGAATACGGGACGACAGACTTCGGCGTCGATCCGCGGCGGTGTCTCCGTAAACCAATCTTTTGTCAGCGACGCGACCTCGGCAAGCGATGTCGAACCGCCGTCAAAGCACTCTTCTCTGGCCCGTTCCAGCGCTTCCTTACAGGCCCGCAGCGCTGCCAGATCGACCGTAATTTCCGGCGCCTGCGGCGCAATTTCCCTAACCGTTACGAAAACGTCGACCTTGCCGCGGTGTAAGTGTTCCTTAATCTTTCTGCGCAACCCCTCTTCAAGACGCAAATACGAATGGGGCATACGAATATTTAATTCCAAAAAACGTTGATTGACGGAGCGCAGCTCTATTGCCACTTCGATGGAGCCGTCACTATGGCTGCCGCCGCCGAATCCGGTCATGCTGTTCACGCCGATTCCTCCTCCCGGCCCTTTCTCTGTTCTTCATCAGGCGCTTGTTTTCTTAGCGTAATACAGAGGCCGCAAGCTGTCAACAGGAAACGCAGTTTCTCCGAAAAAATTCCCTTTTCCCGTTTGAAATCGTTTCCATTCCCTTTACCGAAGATTTACTAATTCGCATAAATCTCCTATAATAAACGGTAGTATAAAGGAGAAAAAACATGAATCTTGACGGTATTACCTTACATTCCATTACCACCGAATTGACGGCCATCCTTCATGGCGGCCAAATTTCCAAAATCTACCAGCTAAACGGCAGGGGGCTTTATTTTCGTATCTTCAACGACAGCGGCTTGCACCACCTGGTCATCACCCTCGACGATTCGCCCCGCTTGTACGTGTCTCCTGTCATGCCGCCGACACCGGATGTACCGACGGGCCTCTGCATGTTCCTCCGTAAATATTATGAAAACGGCCGTATCGCTTCGATCAGGCAACTCCACTTGGATCGCCTTATCGAAATTGCCGTTGACGTCCTCGACGTTTCGGGAAAATTGGCGACGCGGAAGATTCACATCGAACTGATGGGAAAATACAGCAACGTCATCTTTACGGAAGACGGCATCATCCTTGAAGCGCTGATTAAGACGAGAAAAGACAAACAGGCCCTGCGCACGATTTCGCCGAAAGAGCCGTACGGGTTCCCGCCGAACTTCATGCGCATGAATCCTTTCGAATTTACGGCGCAAGAGATTGCGGAGATGCTGCGCAGCACTGCTGCGGACGAAACGCTCGGTACGTGGATGCTCCGCCGTTTTAACGGCATGAGCACGGTCGTCCTGAATGAGCTGTCTCTCCTCTCCGGCATAGCCAAGGACGCTTCCGTCAAGTCACTGACAGCAACAGAACTAACCTGCTGGTGCCGACATATCGCCGCCTTGGGACAAGAACTCCGTGATGTCAGAGGCGCTTACGTCTACACTGACGGCAAAAAAGAGGTGCTCTTCCCGTTGCCGCTGCAATCGTTCGCCGCCAAGCCGGTCCGCCATTACGCTTCGATCCAGACCTATCTGAGCGAGTATCAGGCCGAACACGGCAGCCTCAGCGGCGAGCAGGAACGGCTGCGCAAAAAAGTAGCCAAAATAATCGAAAAACAAGAAAAAAAAATCAAACGTATTTTTCAGGAACTGAAAGAAACGGCTAAAATGGATACGTACAAATTGTACGGCGATCTCCTGATGATCTACGCTTACGAGAAACACGCTCATGAAGACAATGTGACCCTTATCAATCTGTTGTCGGAAACACAGGAAGCGGTCACGATCCCCCTGAATGCTGCGCTTTCCATGACAGATAACGCCAATCATTATTACAAGCGGTACACAAAGCTGCGCAACCGTAAACAGAAATCAACGGAACTGCAGCGGGACAATCAACGACAACTGGATTATTTCCGTTCCCTCGAATATTCTTTGGAAACGGCCGTAACCAAAGACGAATTAGCCGACATCAGGGCGGAAATGCAGCAAATGAATCTGCTTCGCACCAATGCAAAGGAAAAACTAAAAAAAGAATTTGCCCAAAAAATCCGTACCGTTTCTGCAGACGGCATGGAAATCTGGATCGGCGGCAACAACAGACAAAATGATTTCCTGACGACAAAAAAAGCGCATCCTTATGATCGCTGGTTCCATGTCAAGGGGCAGGCCGGCTCTCATGTCATCCTTGCCTGTCATAAAGGCGAGCCGACAAATGCGCAGTTGGAAAAAGCGGCGCAGCTCGCCGCTTATTACAGCCAAAGCCGCCACGACACCAAAGTCGAAGTGGACAGCACGTTGGTACGTCATGTCAAAAAACCGGCACACGCCGCGCCGGGCTACGTGATCTTTGAAAATCAAACGACATACGTCGTAGAACCGAAAAACTGGCCTGTCGATACATAACTAACGAAAAAAAGCCGCGCTCAAGGAAATATATCCTGATTGCGCGGCTTTTTATGCCATTGAAGATCAGACAAAAATATTCATTAAGAGCGTAATGATCATAGAATTGACAAAATCGATGATCAACGCCCCGACCAGAGGAATAACGAAGAAAGCAGTCGGCGCCGGACCGAATCCTTCGGTCATCGTCGACATGTTGGCAATGGCATTCGGCGTAGCTCCCAGCCCGAAGCCGCAGACGCCTGACGACATGACGGCAGCTTCGTAATCGCCGCCCATGAAACGGAAAACGGCGAAGTACGCGAAGAAAGCGATAAACACGGCCTGACTGAGGAGCATGACCACGAGGGGAACGGCCAAATCCGTAAGTTGCCAAAGCTTCAAACTCATCAGAGCGCAGGAAAAAAAAATGGTCAATCCCAAATTTCCCAGAACTTCGCTTTCTCGCTGATATACCTTGTAGATATGCGTCATATCGGCCACATTGCGGATTACGGCGGCAACGAGCATGGAGCCG belongs to Megasphaera vaginalis (ex Bordigoni et al. 2020) and includes:
- the fmt gene encoding methionyl-tRNA formyltransferase encodes the protein MEKQRIVFMGTPDFAVPALQAIHAAGHTIAAVFTQPDKQRGRGKKVSFSPVKEAALALGLPVHQPDSLRPAASVALVRSYAPTVIVVIAYGKILPREILDIPPYGCLNVHASLLPRFRGAAPIQYAIKEGDGVSGVTIMGLDEGMDTGPILKQAEIRLTAKETTGTLFAKLAQLGAQTLLPVLAELSQALRQARPQDERLAVYTAKITKEMTNIDWHQDAAVIERWLRTLDPHPGAYTFWQGQRLKIWAADVTEGGDAAPGTIIAVTKKALIVQAGKGALRITELQPESRKRMAAAQFLQSHQPAVGEKLTAAG
- the def gene encoding peptide deformylase, translating into MAVLRITKAGDPVLKGQAQPVKTITKRIKRLLDNMAETMYAAEGVGLAAPQVNESLQLVVLDDGNGLIELINPELLEASEEMELGAEGCLSVPGYYGDVSRHKKITVRARNRYGKEIIYEVEGFLARIFQHEMDHLQGDLFIEKATNLRKVGE
- the priA gene encoding replication restart helicase PriA, which translates into the protein MIADIIINITAKRLQQTFSYSVPPSLRLRVGDRVLVPFGSRHEEGVVIALRSGEAAASPYALKNVAALLSEEAGFQAEMIDTAFWISQYYVCNFADALRLFMVEKHGLRQTRVLSLSARGSDVAASEPALAFAAAEGEQAEKNFRSRFGDGVVDRLLKQGLLLRRNVTENRIAAKTEPYLVFCAADTAGILRRRKRQAELLSLLQEKGEMPLADVLRSGYSRDTTVALCKTGLAERRDKIRRTTALPLAAAADTTWPLTDEQQAVLASVRSEGHHRTFVLHGVTGSGKTEVYLQLAKDALAAGRQVLVLVPEIALTGQIVRRFTARFGDDVVVMHSRLSKGERENNRRRMQNGESHICIGARSAVFTPVQALGLVIVDESHDSSYKQDESPRYHAVSVARKRAAYYDCPVILGSATPAIADYYLARRGVYTLLTLTKRVMGRSLPQTELVDMREELARGNYSVISSSLEALLAETLAARRQAIVLLNRRGFSTFVMCRKCGYVVKCDTCDVAMVYHKHAETLRCHYCDAEKAVPVVCPACGSKFIKFFGSGTEKVEARLQELFPAARIIRLDQDTTTRKNSSDHIIEAFRRHEYDILLGTQMVAKGHDFAGVNAVGILAADSLLNLPAYWAGERTFQLLTQASGRAGRGDFPGRVVMQTYAPEHYVMQCSAAQDYRAFYEAELVFRRELRYPPFASLIKVVITDADEVVAGKKGNELAALLRGFCGENGKDVEVIGPYVDIIKKIRNKYRLVILLRGQDMEAVKGYMKEAAAFWQHGIMIDVEPTY
- the metK gene encoding methionine adenosyltransferase, coding for MVKNREFFTSESVTEGHPDKIADQISDSILDAILAKDKHARVACETLITTGMVHVVGEISTNCYVDIPHIVRETIRGIGYTRAKYGFDCDTCGILVSLDEQSQDIAMGVDEALEAKAGNGEQFDAIGAGDQGMMFGYATNETDEYMPLPISLAHRLARRLAKIRKEDVLTYLRPDGKTQVTVEYEDGKPVHIDTIVISTQHSPEVTREQIEKDLIENVIKPEIPDGLFDEKTKLFINPTGRFVIGGPQGDSGLTGRKIIVDTYGGMARHGGGAFSGKDPTKVDRSAAYAARYVAKNIVAAGLADKCEIQLAYAIGVAHPVSIHVETFGTGHVDTDTIVALIRKHFDLRPAGIIEMLDLQRPIYKQTAAYGHFGRNDLHLPWEQLDKVAVLRSEAGL
- the coaBC gene encoding bifunctional phosphopantothenoylcysteine decarboxylase/phosphopantothenate--cysteine ligase CoaBC, which codes for MLLANKKIVLVISGGIAAFKAAALASLLGKEGAVVKCVMTQHATAFITPLTLREITGNPVAVDMFGDTFEFNIEHIALARWADAFVVVPATANIIGKIANGIADDLATTTLMATKAPVMIAPAMNSNMYLNPVVQGNLQKLKALGYVIAEPDSGRLACGIDGVGRLPDPDILVEYIEKTTCSSALLRGKKVLVTAGGTRERIDPVRYIGNRSSGRMGFAVAKAAMLAGADVTLVAAPSALPAPLGVHRIDVGTTLEMQAACEEIYDSVDLVVKAAAVADYRVARPAENKIKKSSETLTVELAKNPDILYGLGQKKTHQVLIGFAAETTNVIEYGMGKLKKKNLDMLVANDVSVAGAGFQGTTNIATFLFPDGRSEAMEMMSKFELAQKIISAGAALVAAKESAEA
- the rpoZ gene encoding DNA-directed RNA polymerase subunit omega codes for the protein MLIKPTLESLMTKVDSKYTLVTLAAKRARELTDGDDPLVDVDTNKVVSVAMEEIDEGKIKYEVPKVGIK
- the gmk gene encoding guanylate kinase; protein product: MAAKDKGLLIVVSGPSGAGKGTICDAMRRDFPEIGYSISMTTRPPRPGEIDGVNYRFTDNAHFEALLAADAFLEYAKVYDHYYGTPKDFVFRRLDEGRHVMLEIDIQGAMQVQEKYPEAVLIFILPPSLAVLEQRLRDRRTDSDEVICKRLAKARGELDWIRRYDYVIINDDLQRAVCQADAILTAECRKTSRNDNTITAVLKQYKRGE
- the remA gene encoding extracellular matrix/biofilm regulator RemA, translating into MNFNLLNIGFGNMVMAHKVVAVISPESAPIKRLVQEAREHNTLIDATFGRKTRAVLIMDHGQVILSAIQAETISHRILHVGEDVSDMCPDEGDEG
- a CDS encoding YicC/YloC family endoribonuclease — protein: MTGFGGGSHSDGSIEVAIELRSVNQRFLELNIRMPHSYLRLEEGLRRKIKEHLHRGKVDVFVTVREIAPQAPEITVDLAALRACKEALERAREECFDGGSTSLAEVASLTKDWFTETPPRIDAEVCRPVFETALQEALTSLMTMRRREGETIQRDLTARAASLQEIIEKIAARRPVIMAAYEERLRKRIEKMLEQAGSSADEGRILQEIAVYADKSDFTEEVVRFRSHVLQLERLLSDGNDVGRSLDFLMQEMNRETNTIGSKAGDLEVTEYVLQLKNELEKIREQIQNIE
- a CDS encoding Rqc2 family fibronectin-binding protein, giving the protein MNLDGITLHSITTELTAILHGGQISKIYQLNGRGLYFRIFNDSGLHHLVITLDDSPRLYVSPVMPPTPDVPTGLCMFLRKYYENGRIASIRQLHLDRLIEIAVDVLDVSGKLATRKIHIELMGKYSNVIFTEDGIILEALIKTRKDKQALRTISPKEPYGFPPNFMRMNPFEFTAQEIAEMLRSTAADETLGTWMLRRFNGMSTVVLNELSLLSGIAKDASVKSLTATELTCWCRHIAALGQELRDVRGAYVYTDGKKEVLFPLPLQSFAAKPVRHYASIQTYLSEYQAEHGSLSGEQERLRKKVAKIIEKQEKKIKRIFQELKETAKMDTYKLYGDLLMIYAYEKHAHEDNVTLINLLSETQEAVTIPLNAALSMTDNANHYYKRYTKLRNRKQKSTELQRDNQRQLDYFRSLEYSLETAVTKDELADIRAEMQQMNLLRTNAKEKLKKEFAQKIRTVSADGMEIWIGGNNRQNDFLTTKKAHPYDRWFHVKGQAGSHVILACHKGEPTNAQLEKAAQLAAYYSQSRHDTKVEVDSTLVRHVKKPAHAAPGYVIFENQTTYVVEPKNWPVDT